CGCCTACTTGCGATCCTTCCTTTGGGGTGCGCGGGCAGAGGAACCTTGTGCAGTCGTGCTGCTTTAACTGATTTGCCACTAGCTAAACTAGCTAGGATACTGGCATGTGTTGATTATTCCCTCCCGTAGTTCAGCAGCGACACACTTTTTTTTAACAATCTTACAAAGCATCTCATCATAACTGCTATTAGTtcgtcatactccctccgtcccgaataaATGTGCATCTatattttgtcctaagtcaaaattttaaaactttaacTTTATAGGCAAATGTAGCagcatttatgacactaaattagtaTTGCTAGATTCGTTTTGAAATGTATTTTTATAATATATCAATTTCATGTCATATATGCTACTACTCTTTTTTATAAAATTGATCAAAATTTTATATCTTTGACTTAAGATAACAGGTAGATGTACACTTACTCGCGGACGAAGGGAATATGTGCTTAGAAGATGAGTTAATCGTGCATTCAAGAACCTTTCATGATTTGACCATGCATCAATGCGCCTGCGTCTGCGGTTCTGCGCCATCTCGCATTGTTTCGTCAGTTCAGACAGGCACGTCTCTCAGGATTTTATCTTTCTTCCGATCCGATCAATCGATACTCGATGATCTCTCTCGCCGGGCAAATCTACCCTATCCTCGCCTCGTGGCTTGCATCCACGACCGTTGCCAACGAATTTTCTGGAAGCATGCATGCACCATGCCGAGATCTCAACGAGACAAGGAGctcatttcttcttctcctcgtcTCGAGGAGAGTTGGGTATGCTGACAATGACGCTAAAATAAACCAACTATGGTTGCTATATTGGAATTTAGATCCTCGATCAGCAGGGATCGGCAGGGACAGCAGAATTTTGTGGAGATCGTTCCCCGGTGTCGATCGAGGCGATGTATGTTTTTATGGGCCGGGTGGTGGTCGAACTAGTGGAGCAAAGCCGAGGGACCTCATCGACCGCTGACATCTCTGCCCACTGCACTCcggtgttgacatcagattttggcataGTCAAAAGCATAATTAAGAAGACTTTAAATGGAAAAGTGCACACAATGAGAAAGTTTCGTATCGTCAAAAGAATTTTTTTTAATATTTGGGTCATAGCCATCTGGTCTCATCTCTAAaaccgaagttgtgtttgaagtatttagattttgtattcagaacactattcggctgattacgcccacAAGATGGTCTCATATGAGAAACatttctacacggattgtcttcgtctcgtcgaaatgatcgattttgatataaaaaacaTCTAAAtctgagtttgtatgcaaaagttagagccaagaCGGTGTGCTGCATAAGTTTGCCCCGAAAGTTTCAGGCAAAACATACGTTGAGGTTCTGGACTAAACAGAAACTTGGCACGCGGTGCGCCCCGAATACTGGAATTTCAATATTATTTGCAGATTTGCGGGGCCGAATCCAACCTCAGGATGACCTGGGATGAAAAGATGATTAACTGACGAGTTTTTCTTCATTGCAAGATCTATAACTTTGCTTTTAGGACCATCGCAATACGAAGCCATATGCGACCTGCAGGAGCtgtgcaagagggctacttgatgtaattttagcccgAAAGTTCCGGGCTGACCGGAAGTTTCGGCTCTCATAGTCCAAATTAAATTAACTTTTGATATTTTAGAAAGGATTTAGGTTAACTTttgatatatatatagggtgggtaacacccttaagagtcttattgtACACACCActttcttattctgctaacaccccacCCATCGACACAAACTACAGGCGCCGCCCTTCTTCCTCCCCCGCTGCCTTCACCTTCCCCTCCCATTCCCCCACCTCCACCCGCCACCAGCGTAGcccttcttccccccccccccccccccccccccagccaccACCGCCCCCGCATCCGGCGACCACCACGGCGCCCCCCCACcgagccggccaccgcctcccacCACACAGGCCTCCGATCTGCCCCGCCGCGCCGGACGGCTACAGAAGCACCGACCCCGTGATTCCCCCTGGACGGCCTTCTCGACGCCCGGCGACTCCACGCTCCCCTCTCGGGACCGGCGCCTCCGTCCGGCCTCCTCCCCAGCCGGCCCCCGaacagcgccccccccccccccccccccgagccaccTCTGGATGGATgcgatccgcccgccgccggatTTGTGATAGGCCACGTCTTCAACCACCGCGACGTGATGGGATGCCGGATCAGGGTGGTTTCGGGGGTCAAGAAGCCATTGACCTCGCCGGAAAATTGCTCTTCCCTCCTCCCGGATGCCTGGGGCGCTGCTACGCCAGGCGCCGGATCCCTCGGCCACCGCTGCGCCAGGGGACGGATCCGTGCTCTCTCCCCCGCCGCTGCCAAACTCCTCCCACCGGCCGCGACTACATGCGCGGGCGTCAGGGAGGTTCATACCACGGACATGGCTCCCGTGCAGTGCGCCTCTGCTCTTCAAAGTTGTGGAGACGCGCATGAGAGCTCTGTCTCCCTTTTGCAGTGCACACAGCTCCTTtatcctccccctctccccttccccaaCGTCCCACCGGCGACACCCGTCGGTAAGCCGGCCCTTGGCGCTCCATCTTCAGCGGCTGTCTTCGACGCGGCCGCTCTATGATGCCGGCGAACTGATTCTTTGCTGCCACTATAGTTCACTGTTCAGTTTTCTTGTTTTCCTCTGTCGCCTTCGAACAGTCAAAGACTCAAAAAGTGCAATGCATTTCGCTATGtgttttgacataaaaataatgcaGTCCGCTATGTTGTTTGTTCTTGTTGTTCAGTGTAGTTATTTTTGCAGAGAGAAGACGACCAGCAAAAACAATGGAGTTGGCTGTGATGGGGACGACGGCTCATCCCGGCACGGTTCTGCTTGCCTGCTTGGCACGCGATGGGTTCAGGTGTGAAGATGCGATGGCTGTGTAAAGAAAAAATGAGTGTGTGTGAAAGAAATATGGTTGTGTTGTTTTTCAGGCACGTGGACGAGATTTTGTTTACAAAAGCAGTTCATCTCGAGTTGTGTTGCGGCTCATTTTACTCGACCATGCGGTTCGCTGTTCTTGAGGTTCAGGTTGCAGTTCCTGAGCTAGCAGCATGCAGTGCACTGCTGCAGTTGACAAAAAACGTTAATTTATTTCCCATGATATTCATTTGAAGTTCACAGTGAAAATCAATAATTTATTTCCAAGTGACCATTTCTTTGCATATTTCATTTTAAAACCAAAAATATATATGTATGCAGTGCACTACGGGGAAATCAAAACTCTgttagagaaaaagaaaaagaaaaatgcagTGCACTCCGGTCTTTAAAAAAGTCCGCTCCGAAGGACTTTGTAGCACACTCTTGAAATTTTTTACGTCCTACAAAAGAAATCATTAAGTGCGCTTGCTCGTCCGATGCAGTGTGGTTTTTTGTCTGAAGCAGTGCACTCCACCTTGtttgggaaaatttacgtcccacaaaaaaatcatgcagtgcacttgcccatctaatgaggtgcggtatttcgtctgaagcagtgcgttcttctttctccgtccgagaaaaaatacgtctaaacaaaaagaaaccatgcagtgcaTTTGCCCATTTAATGAAGTGCGGTATTTCGTCTGAAGCAGTGCATTCTTCTTTTctcgtccgagaaaaaatacgtctaaacaaaaagaaaccatgTAGTGCACTTGCCCATCTGATGCAGTGCGATATTTTGTCTGAAGCAAtgcgttcttctgtccgatgcAGTAAATACGACGATTTTGGTCTCGCAAAGAACAGAGTGTTTCGCTTTTCGGTAAAATTGAAACTacttttaaaccgtaaggaattatagagtgttctatatgaaaaagttgcgtcttgttgatatctttccaacggcatatgaTTTGAATTATTCCGACCAGCCGTTCATAAATTTTTTCCTAGaaaacagccgctgcctctcgaagtcagccgcacgattttcaaaattaactaaaaaccgtaaggaatctcaaaaccatttcaacatatgaaagttgtgccttgtccgtagctttccaacggcgtatcatacgtctcgtttcgacaaactgttagaaaactggagcaaaaacagtaccgaaaatttcaaaaaatttgaaaaacagagttccgcgattaagtaaatttgaaactgctcttaaaccgtaacgaattagagaaaaatttatatatgaaaaagatgtgcctcgatgatatctatccaacggcgtatcgtttgcttcattctggcgagcggtttagaagaaatcacCAAAAAACGCTCGCTGTCACTCGTCATAGGACGCGccaatttcaaaactgctcttaaaccgtgtggaatcttgaAAAGCGTTCATCATGTCGAAGTTGCGTCTAATTCAtagcttttcaacgatatattacacgtctaatccatagcttttcaacgagaagttcactcgtgtgagtactgctcACTTGATTGAAAGTATGACGTGCACTTGCcttcagcgtgcagtgcggaagtggtgtgcagaatagttattctgctaatattagcagaatagaccgtctatatatattagcagaatagaccgtcgcgctattcgtcatcctgggtgaggaatagtaaTTCTTCACCCTCCTCTATTTTATCATCAgtacaccgtaattttacgtttcataagttttgtcttatttccgacgcaaaaagaggccgtaagaaaatatataatcaccataaaaaatattttatattatgtaaaattacaaatgtaaaaacatagtctaaaatacacataatcTGCAAATTtttttgtcttatgacctatatttttattttcttatgtcaaattttacgtagtgaatcaataggaatgtaactatttgaattcgaaacaTAATTTAATTGTAAAATGatcataagattacctcgggtgaagaataacttattctgcgccctgggtgatgaatagtaacactatatatatatatatatatatatatatatatatatatatatatgtgtgtgtgtgtgtgtgtgtgtgtgtgtgtgtgtaaaggTGAAGATAAAAGATGATAGATTGAtatgtcgattgtgtgttgttcaatcagcCGTCACCCATATAATCTTCACCTTTACCTTctctcttgttcttcttcctcgttcgttcattcttcttcattgcagggcggcgatccacgaggccctaggggcgatcaggtcgacctagggcagcccatagccgccgcgcgccctgacggagTCCCTCCCAGCATGTGggatttaatatttttcaaatacatgattaatatttttgaaAACTTATATTCTTTGATGTCTAATTTTTTCATATACTTATACATTTTCACATACACTGGAATTTTTTTTATATACATTTAATATTTTTCCAattcatgattaacattttttagaaAAATATGTAAAATGTTTTCTGTAATATACATAAGTAGAATATTTTgaagtataagaaaataaaaaataataaaaatgtaaaaaaaattgtgGAAAAAATGATAGTTTTTTTAAGCCTATGGTCTCCCGCGCGCTGAGCCGGCGGACTCTCAAGTTCTCTTCAGCCGAGGCAGTCATACGTCGCTACAAGCGAGATATAGGCGCACACTTATTTGGGTGGGGTTCGACATGTTGTTTACACAATACAAGGCCTTTCCTGTTCGCCCCTCAATCCTCGTTGCGCCGAGTAGGAAATTGCAGCCCATGCTCTAAGGGCTAGTCTTTTTTTCTCTTTGCTATTCCTTTCGTCGTTTATAATTTCTGTATCTACTGTTATTTTGTCTTTCCACGAAACAGAAGTTGAAAAAATGAATACAACCTCTAGATTTTTCTGGTATCTTTTTGAATCTTTAATTTTTGGTTTATGTCGCTTGCTTTGGGAGCACTATCGGCGTTGCATCTTGCATGCATATATAATAGGAGCAGCCGAGCGCCACGATACATTGGCGTGAACTGAAAGACTTTTAGAATAGATAAATTCCCCGGGTATGCATCATCGGAGAGTATTCCCCGGGTATGCCAAACTTACTAAAGCTGCGGCAAACAGCCGCATTCAGCGAGTAGCAAGCCAAGAGTAGTGGCCAACAGAATCAGTACCGGTCAGAGCAACCATCTCATAAACAATGCTGTGCTCATGTCTCATGCTTGGTTTACATACACCAGTATTATAACCCTCTGTAATATTATCACAACCCATTGGCCCCTCTTGCTTCGATTTCTCTGGCTGCTTTGTGCAAAGATGTGTGTACGTATACATGATTGAGATGCCATCAACTTGCCGTGGGATCGATGCATTCAAGTAGCTACTAGTACTATACTAGCTATACATGATTATATGTGATCTAGTTTATGGGCCTAACTAAGGCAGAATAAAATAACATGCATTCTCGCCACTCACAAGGGCACAGAAGAAGCTTGTCCTAGTGGAGTTGATGATTCCAATTATTGCCACTAAACTCAAGGCAATCAGGGCAGGTGAGACACATACAGTTGGGAGAGATCGTTGGGGCTACCTCGCTAGCACGCCGCCTACTTGCGGCGATGATTTAACTGTTTTTGCCACTAGCTCGCAGAGCATGTGTTCATTATTCCTCCCCATAGTCCAGTAGCCATAAAACTAGCAACTAGCAATCTTCTAAAGATAATAACAATAATAGTACCGATGAGTAAATCGTGCCATGCACAAGAATCTGTCCTATTTGTGATTTGTTTTCCCCCAACGGTCCCGCTTCTGATTTGACAATGCACATTGCGCCTGCACCTTGCAGCCCTGCGCTCCACCAGCTTGCATTGTTTTTTGAGTTCAGGTAGGCACGTTAAGATTATATCCTGCTGCCGGTCGTTGCACAATGATcgatctcgctcgctcgctcgctcgtcgCGCAGATTTAGTTTGCTTGTTTATCCCTGGCAAGAGCAAAGATCCAATGACAGAAGCGTAATCGTGGTCAGAGCATTAGTTAACTGAGCAAGTGGATACGGGCCTCTCCTCGAAACTAGGAAAACAAATGGTCTCGTTGCGATCTTGTTCGGTGGCGGTGGGTGCATGCATGCGTGGAGAACATCCGTTGGAATTGATGAGTCGCTGTGTGCGCGCACAGATCTATCATCGATCGGCATGATCCGCCCCGATCGGGTGTTCCAACGACAGTCGACAGCAGAATTTTGTGGAGATCGCGGGGGCAGGCAGATCTCGATGCCGGTTTTCATAGGGCGCGGGGCGGATGGAATGAATGGTGCAAGAGAAGCAACGTCACCGCAGGCAGCAGCAACCCTGATCGAAGAAGGGAATCTCGTGTTCAAGGACGGAGCCAGGATTTGAACATAGGGGGTGAAAGAGATAATCATCACACACTTGGTATATAATATCGTCTCATATAGAATCACATTGTATATTTTGTAATAGCACAAGTATAAGTATAATAATTGATGTATTTGAAAATAACACATCTCTTGCAACTGTCGGTGTAAATTCAGCTCTAGAATTACCTATATAATTATACGATTAGCAAGTTGAATTCTGATTTTCAGTGCAAAGTGTTCAAACTTCAAGGAAATGGTTTGAAAAGTGCAATATGTTATATTCTTTCTATCTATCACCAAGTAAAACATGTAACTACGTATGCTACTAACTAAAGCATTAGGGATTGCCGTATCAGACCATATTAATAATATGTTAATGTAAAAAAAATACTACGTTTATACCTCAAGAAAAGATCCATTGCTGCCATGGAAGATGGTGCGCTTATGGCAAGCCGGCAACATAGATCAACAGCGGCCATCACAGCGTCATCGTTTGCTCGAGTCTGGATGCATAGAAGATAGAATGATTACAAGTAATAGTTTGaaagggggcggcggtggcgataTTAGGAATTTGAGACCAGATCATGTGAGCTAATTGACACCTTCTATGGTTTGAAAGACAACTTAACCTAATTCTGAAAAATAAAGACTAACCTTTTTGCCCGTTTGGTTGCTCATCAGTGCGCTCGGCCGGCAAGATTACGCTGTTGGATCGACAATAGCGCTTTACTGTCCTCTTCCGTTATCGACAGAGAGATTTGATAGAAGATCTAGGAGATGGCCGACGGCAGGCTCATCGCAGGAGCAGTTTTTTTTAGCAGGTTGGAACCAAGCAATTAGGTTTAGATTAGAGGGGAGATGAACGGCTGATCCATGCGTACTGCTTCCTAGCGCGTCTCTTGCATTGTGTGCtacttttcctttttctctttctgGAATTTGGGCCTTTGGCCTGCAACCACATGTGACAACAATACATGGGCTTTggcatagggggggggggggcgaagcacGTCACGGCAGTTGCCTAGCTAGAATTGTCTCAAAAAAAGTTGCCTAGCTAGAAAAATTAGTTTCGCTAAAAAAAAGCTAGAAAAATTAGCAACAAACTTATCGCTATTAAGGTAACACGCGATCGTTAGGGGGGGTCTCGCCCCCCTTCGCCCCTCCTGAATCCGCCCCTGCTTGTGTTCTCCTCGTCCGGCACGGGAAACGGTGGTTGGAGATCACGGACTGGAATCCTGTTTCCAGAGCCGCAAGTGGCATGGATGCGGCGTGCAGCACGCTGGCATGTGGGCGAGCGaggcgaggtcgaggaggaggagacTTGGGGTCTATTTGGTTGGAGACTAGTGTGGCCAAGGCAAAGTGTGGCTAGCCACACAAGTATGGCAAGCCACACAAGTGTGGCTGAGAAATTAGACGCCAAACTTTGGCAAAAGTTGGCAAAAAAATTATCTCTATAACAAGTGGGTcataggggcaataaagtgtggtAGGTCAAAatgtggcaaaaaccaaacacataCCAACTAAACTGTGGCTGTCAAATTTTGACTTGGCAAACTGTGCCtggaaaccaaacaaccccttgaTCTGTGCAGACTGCGGCGTGCGTGGTGTGGTGTTTGTGTTTGGTGGCGAGGGAGGATGGCCGGTATGATCAGTCGAGCTGCTGCATGCGCACGCCGCTCAGGGGAGGGAGGCAGGGATTTGGAGGGGAGCGTGCTGATTGCCGGTGAGGCGAAAGAGCAAGGGATCTCCCCTGTGCCTcgtttagactagccacaatgggtagtaacatagactagtaacatgcccgtgttaatagtctatgttactacctctatagcgGGAAGTAACATATATGTGGTAACAtggaacacttcatttattaggctatagacacatcttatCTTGATATGTGTTATGTTACTCATactattaggctggtcatagtgggagtaacttagaaaGTAACATAGCGCATTTTAAGAAAAGTTTGGTTATGTGACATATAGTTAACGAGGAGAGGGGTGTTTGGAGTAAcgttactgtaacataacgcaacctaaagcaaaatgagtctataatgtaataaatgctatcatctatgatactacttgtatattactttgcactatgaaggtagtaacaaagactagtgtcatatgcatgacactactctaagttactctccactatgactagccttagtaACTAGATATGTTACCACTTTCATCTCTTTCTTCGTTTATTGCATGCCACATTATCTATTtaacctagatatgtgtgatgttactacctatgttactcacATTGTGGGTAGTCTTATAACGAGACCTAGGAAGCCTCGCGTCAAGCCAAGCCCTAGATGAGCCACTCAGGCGCGCGGGAGGCCACAGCCAtgtttttttttcacatttttgtttttttactttggttTATGCTCCCAAATAATCTAATTAAACATGGGAGTGCTACGCGTCGGCCGGCGGATCTCTTTAAAAGATACAACGCCTCGCGAGTCGTCTAGCGCCGAGTGCCCGAGTCGTTCTTCACTTTTGCAACATACATTGTGTTAGAATTTATTTTTCAACAGAGATCATGTTGCAGAAAATATTTATAACAAAAGTTGTGTTGTAATTTTTTTTACAACAGAGGTTGTTGCAGATTATTTTTATAAGAGAGGTTATGCTACAAAAAAATTATCTGCACCGTCAAGTTGCCACTGCAACATCCGCCATATTTCGTAAACATAGACGATGTTGCAAGTTCTTGAGTTGCGGTGTTTGGGACTAGACTGACATGTGGTTGGCTCTCGACGCGGCGGACGCGGAGTGTAGAATCGGCCGGATGATTCTAATCATTTTGCATAGaaatattttaaaaaatttaaccaagcatttgaaaaaatattaaaTATGTGTAAAGAAAGTGTATCTCATGtataaaaaatatacaatgtgtgtggAATTTTTAAAAATGTATTTAATTTTTTCAATCCAAGCATTTTAaaaaatcttgtatttgaaaaaaatttaatcAATCATTCCTAAAATGAAAATGTATATAGAAAACATGTTGACCATGTATAAGGAAAAAGTTAATCTTTTATTTGAGAAATGTAAACTTGTATTCAAAATGTGTTATATGTATACCAAAAAAGTGCATAAAAACAACGAAAAAcgagagaaaacaaaaaaaacaagaaaaataccaaagaaaaaagaaagaaaagaaaacaaatgaacACGACTGAACAGAAGaagtaaaaagaaagagaaaaacaaagaaaactgaaaaaaaaacagtGGAAAAACCGTCTCTTTATCTTAAGTTGGTCATGCTTTACTATTTTACCACAAACCCGACAGTGACTCGGTGTCTTGTAGCGCAACACAAGATCCAGGAGACCTGATTCGATCCCTGGGTTCTTCTCTTTTTTCTATACTTTTTTTAGTGTGCGCGAATGGGCCAGCTCCTTTCGTCTCGCTTGAAGTGAGATATAGCCCTCGCTGAAATAAAGGAGAGATGGGCTAACATGCTTCTCCTGATTCTGCCTAGCCCAAAACACAGTAGTAGGCCCGACATAGTAGTAGTCCAACACAATGACGGCATCATTCGCCTAGTCTAACATCGTGCCCCAAACCCTATTTGGAGCCTTAAACGGCGCATAAAGGTTCATTTTTAAGAACAACAAATGTGTTATTTACAACTGGCGCACGACCTTCTCTACCAAATCGATCATATCAGGCCGGCACATACGATAGTCCCTCGTGTTTGGTTGTTCGGAAGGCCCTCTGGTTTTGGCAAGCTTCTAGAAGCTTTCCAACATATTTTACGTGTTTCGGTTTTCTAGTTGTTGCTTGGGTTTTTATTTTTcgtatttttgttttcttttaaattttctttttctttcacttTTTAAATGCGCGAAGGTTTGTCGAAAGAGTGAAGTTTATTGTGAACTTTTCtaaaatctgaaaaaaattcaATTTGTGAATTCGTTTTCAAACttgaacattttaaaatttctgATTATTTTCAAATATGGAAACTTTTTAAAATTCGACAagatttttcaaattcataaatgTTTTTTCTGATGAATGAACCTTTTTCTAAACCCGTGACATTTTTTCATATCCATGAACTTTCGAATCAATGAATTCTTTTCAAGCGAATGAATATattaaaatgcataaatatttttttaaaatccacaaaaaattcaaattgatgaactttatcaaaattctgaaaaattacatATTTGTGAACTTTATTGCAAAcctatgaacttttttcatatcCATGACTTTTTTCTATTCACTATTCTTTTCATGTCTCGATAGACCTTGATTCTTAACTGACTGAAATACTTTCTGCTGATGTACTACATCACTCTTCGTCTTGGGGGAAATCGATCAACTCCATCTGAGTACAGCCATCTGATAGTGCTGGTCTGGTTTGTTAGAATCGGATTAATTAACCTTTATGGTATAGCATGGGGGTTCTTCCCGCCAAGTGGTTGGTTGTGCAGGAAATCTTTCTCATGcgcgggttgatacgtctccaacgtaattatattttttattgtttatgctattaaagtatcaattttggatgttttatatacatttaatagtaactttatatcaatttttggaaTTAACCTATTAACCAAGTGCCTAGTgtgagttgttgttttttgcttatttttttacttcgcagaatatcaataccaaacaaaaTCCAATTGCctcgaaactttttgaagattttttctgctgataagagaccctggaagcttctagAGCAAACGagaggaggcccatggggcccactaggcaccagggtgcgccgGGGGCCTCTGGCACGCCCTACTGGGTAGTAGAGCCCACGGGACCCCCcttgacctacctccgcctctataaatactctaaaatcactGAAACCCTAGAGGAATGGACggaatactttttccgccgccgcaagttccagaaccacgagatctaatctagaggccttttccggcactctgccggagggggcaatgatCACGGAGCGGTTCTTCATCATCcgtgttgcccctccgatgatgtgtgagtagtttaccacagacctacgggtccttagtaattatctagatgacttcttctttctttttgatcttcaatacaatgttctcctcaatgttcttggggatctatttaatgtaactcttttgcggtgtgtttgttgggatccgatgaattgtgagtttatgatcagtttatccatgaatattatttgagtcttctttgaactcttttatgcatgattattatagcttggtatttcttctccgattattggtttagtttggccaactagattgatttatcttgccatgggaaggggTGCTTTGTGATGAGTTCGATCGTGCGGTGCTCGATCTCAATGACAGAAAGATACATGGCACGCATGTGTCGCTGCTATTAAGGctaacaagatggagtttattcatacgtgagttcatcttgtctacatcatgtcattgttctcaATACATTGCTCCATTttgtatgaacttaatacactagatgcatgttggatagcggtcgatgtgtggaataatagtagtagatgcagaatcgtttcggtctactaatcttgg
The sequence above is drawn from the Triticum aestivum cultivar Chinese Spring chromosome 7A, IWGSC CS RefSeq v2.1, whole genome shotgun sequence genome and encodes:
- the LOC123154813 gene encoding uncharacterized protein, which translates into the protein MGCRIRVVSGVKKPLTSPENCSSLLPDAWGAATPGAGSLGHRCARGRIRALSPAAAKLLPPAATTCAGVREVHTTDMAPVQCASALQSCGDAHESSVSLLQCTQLLYPPPLPFPNVPPATPVERRRPAKTMELAVMGTTAHPGTVLLACLARDGFRCEDAMAV